One genomic window of Paenibacillus xylanilyticus includes the following:
- a CDS encoding M20 family metallopeptidase has translation MTTTIDLTQYISDAIEGKREVFTQASDRIWEFAETRFDEFQSAELLIELLESEGFTIEKGVAGLETGFIASYGSGLPVIALLGEYDALADLSQEAGISTYQPVQPRGNGHGCGHNLLGIGAVAAAVAVKDYLQEHPETQGTVRFYGCPAEESGYGKTYLAREGYFKDVDAALSWHPHSMNAVMHGSSNAVIHGTFTFKGISAHAAAAPHLGRSALDAVELMNIGSNYMREHMIDQARIHYAITNSGGLAPNVVQAEAEVTYLVRAPKSAQVRSLFDRLVKVAEGAALMTETTMDFKYEGACANLIPNSTLEKVMHQHLVAFGAPEYAEDEYDYAKAIYETLPFQNQQEAGALVGPELAPLLAERPLPNFIAPYSDEKETFMGGSTDVADVSWNVPTAQCITTTMAFGTPLHAWQTVAQGKSSFAHKGMLLAAKAMAATAIESILHPEIVKEAQQELLDRLGGEVYDCLVPADVQPPKRGE, from the coding sequence ATGACAACAACGATTGATCTAACCCAATATATATCCGATGCCATTGAAGGAAAACGCGAGGTATTCACCCAAGCCAGTGACCGAATCTGGGAATTTGCAGAGACAAGGTTCGATGAATTTCAATCCGCAGAGCTGCTGATCGAATTGCTTGAATCGGAAGGCTTCACGATCGAGAAAGGTGTTGCCGGACTGGAGACCGGTTTCATCGCTTCCTATGGTTCGGGGCTGCCGGTCATTGCCTTACTGGGCGAATATGACGCACTGGCTGATCTCAGCCAGGAAGCAGGCATCAGCACATACCAGCCCGTTCAGCCGCGTGGTAACGGTCATGGATGCGGACATAACCTGCTTGGCATAGGCGCTGTGGCTGCGGCAGTCGCAGTCAAAGACTATCTTCAAGAGCATCCGGAAACCCAAGGAACGGTGCGTTTCTATGGATGCCCGGCGGAGGAAAGCGGATATGGTAAAACGTATCTTGCTCGCGAGGGCTATTTCAAAGACGTAGATGCTGCGCTCTCCTGGCACCCCCACTCCATGAATGCAGTAATGCATGGAAGCTCCAATGCAGTCATTCACGGCACCTTTACTTTTAAAGGCATTAGTGCTCATGCTGCTGCCGCTCCCCACCTGGGTCGAAGCGCTCTCGATGCCGTTGAGCTGATGAATATCGGTTCCAATTATATGCGGGAGCACATGATTGATCAGGCCCGGATTCACTACGCCATTACCAACTCGGGCGGTTTGGCACCCAATGTCGTGCAGGCGGAAGCCGAGGTCACTTATCTCGTCCGAGCACCGAAGAGCGCTCAGGTACGGAGTCTGTTTGATCGTCTGGTGAAGGTCGCTGAAGGGGCCGCCCTGATGACGGAAACCACGATGGATTTTAAATATGAAGGCGCATGCGCCAACCTGATTCCGAACAGCACGCTTGAGAAAGTGATGCATCAGCATCTTGTGGCTTTCGGCGCACCTGAATATGCAGAGGACGAATACGATTATGCCAAAGCCATCTATGAGACGCTGCCGTTCCAAAATCAGCAGGAAGCTGGCGCGTTAGTTGGTCCTGAACTCGCCCCTCTTCTGGCCGAGCGACCGCTGCCGAACTTTATTGCTCCGTATTCAGACGAGAAGGAGACCTTCATGGGTGGATCAACCGATGTTGCCGATGTCAGCTGGAATGTGCCGACCGCGCAGTGTATTACAACCACGATGGCCTTTGGCACACCGCTTCATGCTTGGCAAACCGTTGCCCAAGGCAAGAGCAGTTTTGCTCACAAGGGCATGCTGCTCGCCGCCAAAGCGATGGCAGCTACGGCCATTGAATCCATTCTGCATCCAGAGATCGTCAAGGAAGCACAGCAGGAGTTGCTGGACAGACTCGGCGGGGAAGTGTACGACTGCCTTGTTCCCGCAGATGTACAGCCTCCCAAACGGGGAGAATGA
- the sdaAB gene encoding L-serine ammonia-lyase, iron-sulfur-dependent subunit beta — MRFKDVFSIIGPAMVGPSSSHTAGAARIGRTARQLFGECPSHAEIIMFGSFAATYKGHGTDTAIVGGLLDMDTDDPGLPEAFAHADMAGMQTVIRPGTGLYPHPNTTEIVLTNAAGTRTLNMIGTSIGGGNIEIVRINGYNLKLTALYPTLIIRHSDEPGVIAVVTRLLVDNHINIGHMSVDRKNRRGEAMMVLECDGRIDHAVVRQIEVIPEVQEVTLLHL, encoded by the coding sequence GTGAGGTTCAAAGACGTATTTTCCATTATCGGTCCAGCCATGGTTGGACCGTCAAGTTCCCACACTGCAGGAGCAGCAAGGATAGGACGCACGGCTCGCCAACTGTTCGGCGAATGCCCTTCCCATGCGGAAATCATCATGTTTGGCTCTTTTGCCGCAACATATAAAGGACATGGTACCGACACCGCCATCGTTGGCGGGCTGCTGGATATGGACACGGATGATCCCGGACTGCCCGAGGCTTTTGCCCATGCAGACATGGCAGGCATGCAAACTGTCATCCGTCCGGGAACAGGTCTGTATCCGCATCCGAACACGACAGAGATTGTACTGACCAACGCAGCGGGAACTCGGACATTAAACATGATCGGTACGTCAATCGGCGGAGGGAATATCGAGATTGTCCGGATTAACGGCTACAACTTGAAGCTGACGGCTCTCTATCCTACACTCATCATTCGTCATAGCGATGAACCCGGTGTCATTGCTGTCGTCACTCGCCTGCTTGTAGATAATCACATCAATATTGGACACATGTCTGTGGATCGTAAGAACCGGCGGGGTGAAGCCATGATGGTGCTTGAATGTGATGGCCGGATTGACCACGCCGTGGTGCGGCAGATTGAAGTGATTCCGGAAGTCCAGGAAGTCACGCTGCTCCACCTTTAA
- the sdaAA gene encoding L-serine ammonia-lyase, iron-sulfur-dependent, subunit alpha, with amino-acid sequence MNFRTLKQLAELAETRNLSLGQLMLEEQCHESGEDTGTVFGQMQEYYEIMKSAVHQGLHTDTTSKSGLTGGDARKLMAFRADGQSMLGDHASLSMSYALAVSEVNASMGRIIATPTAGSCGIIPGVFISSQERFGWTDEQMVYGLFASGAIGYVIANNSFISGAEGGCQAEVGSAIGMAAGALVDIRGGSPSQAIHAVGLALKNTLGLICDPVAGLVEIPCIVRNGFGAITALGAADMALAGVRSVIPSDEVVQVMLEVGSAMPESLRETAGGGLAQTPTGRKITRDLQHK; translated from the coding sequence ATGAACTTTCGAACGCTAAAACAACTTGCCGAACTGGCGGAGACCCGCAATCTTTCCCTCGGCCAGCTCATGCTGGAAGAGCAATGTCATGAATCAGGCGAAGACACGGGTACCGTGTTCGGCCAGATGCAAGAGTATTATGAGATTATGAAAAGTGCGGTGCATCAAGGTCTTCACACCGATACCACTTCCAAAAGCGGCTTAACGGGAGGAGACGCCCGTAAATTGATGGCTTTTCGTGCAGATGGACAGTCCATGCTCGGTGACCATGCCAGTCTGTCGATGAGTTACGCACTTGCAGTATCCGAGGTCAATGCCTCGATGGGTCGAATTATTGCTACACCGACGGCGGGTTCCTGCGGTATTATTCCCGGGGTATTTATCAGCAGTCAGGAGCGATTCGGCTGGACCGATGAACAGATGGTCTACGGCCTGTTCGCCTCCGGGGCAATCGGTTACGTCATTGCCAACAATTCGTTCATCTCTGGTGCGGAAGGCGGATGTCAAGCGGAAGTGGGGTCAGCCATCGGGATGGCAGCTGGAGCGCTGGTGGATATCCGGGGCGGGTCTCCTTCCCAGGCCATCCACGCCGTTGGGCTTGCGCTGAAGAATACCCTTGGTCTGATCTGTGATCCGGTAGCGGGGCTTGTCGAGATTCCATGCATCGTACGGAACGGGTTTGGTGCCATTACTGCTCTCGGAGCCGCCGATATGGCGCTGGCCGGAGTCCGCAGTGTTATCCCTTCCGATGAGGTGGTACAGGTCATGCTTGAGGTTGGATCGGCCATGCCTGAATCATTACGCGAAACAGCAGGCGGCGGCCTCGCCCAGACCCCGACAGGGCGCAAGATCACACGGGATTTGCAGCATAAATAA
- a CDS encoding aminoglycoside phosphotransferase family protein gives MAIELSRIYWIQLDESLRLMMKGGYDVIPLSPGLEADVMQIVFDDQPYVLKIWNKDSKPNVGNQYKLLSKLLHNGIRVSTPYGWGRDKEHNQVLLTSYDGVPVTELTSSRLAHLAQHLMEVHRFPLNEADTGEVVAYISSYDFVGYFFPSIELYEDISTHLSYLLQRVQLRQDCLIHGDYNLGNILEMEDDYTIIDWTNGQLGDPRYDVAWSVFLITIYNGERYGETYCAEFRRTASYSLEDEEVFEAIACLRWILLSRVTDVPMGPNVMQRVHRIAIHNPYLNESLLQWR, from the coding sequence ATGGCCATCGAACTTAGTCGTATATACTGGATTCAGCTGGATGAAAGTCTAAGGCTTATGATGAAAGGGGGATACGATGTTATTCCTTTGTCACCTGGACTGGAAGCGGATGTGATGCAAATCGTATTTGATGATCAGCCGTATGTTCTGAAGATATGGAACAAGGATTCCAAACCAAATGTAGGCAACCAATATAAGCTGTTATCCAAACTACTCCATAATGGGATTCGTGTCTCCACACCTTATGGCTGGGGCAGGGATAAGGAGCATAATCAGGTGCTGTTAACGAGCTATGATGGCGTACCTGTGACCGAATTAACATCTTCCAGGCTGGCACATTTGGCTCAACATTTAATGGAGGTCCATCGTTTTCCGTTAAACGAAGCAGATACAGGAGAAGTTGTAGCGTACATATCCAGCTATGATTTTGTTGGTTATTTCTTTCCTTCCATAGAGCTTTACGAAGACATCAGCACTCATCTGTCGTATCTTCTTCAGCGCGTCCAGCTTAGGCAGGACTGCTTAATCCATGGGGATTATAATTTGGGTAACATTCTTGAGATGGAAGACGACTATACCATTATCGACTGGACGAACGGACAATTGGGCGACCCGAGGTACGATGTTGCATGGTCTGTTTTTCTGATTACGATCTACAATGGAGAGCGTTATGGAGAGACGTATTGTGCTGAATTTAGGCGTACAGCAAGTTATTCGCTGGAGGATGAAGAGGTTTTTGAAGCAATCGCTTGTCTGCGCTGGATTCTGTTAAGCCGCGTCACCGATGTACCCATGGGACCAAACGTAATGCAGCGAGTTCATAGAATTGCCATCCATAATCCATATTTGAATGAGAGTCTGTTGCAATGGAGATAA
- a CDS encoding DinB family protein, protein METFFRYNWMVREQWYAWCEELPLEELLRTRTGGVGSILKTFFHIIDVEWSWLQILQGKPDGAEDFEHYKSLEAVRQFDRKLRPDVEAFVLAWDTSMEKKAHIDHLPNGKVVIDSWGEVMRHVIAHEIHHMGQLSVWARELGKEPVSANVIGKGLIIPD, encoded by the coding sequence ATGGAAACTTTTTTTCGTTATAACTGGATGGTGCGTGAACAGTGGTATGCGTGGTGTGAGGAGTTACCGCTTGAAGAATTGCTGAGGACTCGTACAGGCGGGGTAGGGAGCATCTTGAAGACGTTTTTCCATATCATTGATGTAGAATGGAGCTGGCTTCAGATTCTGCAAGGTAAGCCGGATGGAGCGGAAGATTTTGAACACTACAAGAGCCTTGAAGCAGTACGACAATTCGATCGCAAGCTGCGTCCCGATGTAGAGGCATTTGTTTTGGCGTGGGACACGAGCATGGAAAAGAAAGCTCATATTGATCATCTACCGAATGGCAAAGTTGTAATAGATTCATGGGGAGAAGTGATGCGCCACGTCATCGCTCATGAAATTCACCATATGGGACAATTGTCGGTATGGGCCAGAGAATTGGGCAAGGAACCGGTATCCGCCAATGTGATTGGTAAAGGCCTGATTATCCCTGACTGA
- a CDS encoding GNAT family N-acetyltransferase: protein MKQLPEEWKSERLIISDVKEYEIPEIQSICNTSCYLQQWDGREYEPDYVKKCVKEGNLPPGGKLENYRIQSIRTVEENQKIGLLSMYHGYPSEDSIYLEFLYIQSDIQKQGYGQEMIQALSLHLSSLGYREIRINVALKNWPALRFWIKSGFNQISGIYGDLEHSDTTFANTELIKTL, encoded by the coding sequence ATGAAACAGCTTCCAGAGGAATGGAAGTCAGAACGACTCATTATTTCAGATGTGAAAGAATACGAGATCCCCGAAATCCAGTCTATTTGTAACACAAGCTGTTACTTACAACAATGGGACGGACGGGAGTATGAACCGGATTATGTGAAGAAATGCGTTAAAGAAGGCAATCTTCCACCGGGAGGAAAGTTGGAGAATTACCGGATTCAATCGATCCGTACAGTAGAAGAAAATCAAAAAATCGGTCTGCTGAGCATGTACCATGGTTACCCATCTGAGGATTCCATTTATCTTGAATTTTTATATATCCAAAGTGATATTCAGAAGCAAGGATATGGACAGGAAATGATTCAAGCACTGAGTCTCCATCTTTCCTCACTCGGATACAGGGAAATTAGAATCAACGTGGCGCTCAAAAACTGGCCTGCATTACGATTCTGGATTAAATCCGGATTCAATCAGATTAGCGGGATATACGGAGATCTTGAGCATTCAGATACCACATTTGCCAATACGGAATTGATCAAAACACTCTAG
- a CDS encoding GNAT family N-acetyltransferase, with protein MVEINTIDYEDKHVLHNLMQLYRYDSSEFDGHELTIHGLYLYKYIDHQWTDTYRRPLMIKVNGEIAGFALLMLDVPREFVHVSEASRTNIISDFFIVRKYRNKGYGKRAAFHVFDQFPGAWEIRQTLANKPANQFWNRVIESYTEGMYREIILNEERWTGPIQVFGEEPNNTLE; from the coding sequence ATGGTAGAAATTAATACGATAGATTATGAAGATAAACATGTATTACATAACCTGATGCAGCTATATCGATATGATTCAAGTGAGTTCGATGGACATGAGTTGACTATTCACGGGCTATACCTATACAAGTATATTGATCATCAATGGACGGACACCTACAGACGACCCCTAATGATCAAAGTGAATGGGGAGATAGCAGGCTTCGCCTTATTAATGCTGGATGTTCCGAGAGAGTTCGTGCATGTTAGTGAGGCATCCAGGACAAATATCATTAGTGATTTTTTTATTGTGCGGAAGTATAGAAACAAAGGATATGGAAAACGAGCAGCCTTCCACGTCTTTGATCAATTCCCGGGAGCGTGGGAGATTCGGCAAACGCTCGCCAACAAGCCTGCCAATCAATTTTGGAATCGTGTTATTGAGAGCTATACGGAAGGAATGTATAGGGAGATAATCCTGAATGAGGAACGATGGACTGGACCGATCCAGGTATTTGGAGAAGAGCCTAACAATACATTGGAGTGA
- a CDS encoding GNAT family N-acetyltransferase, whose translation MISYRQLEPQDPKFVSHLMEEYALQFPAFIINLYPERWESYFNHSSNSKYWVAVEMSQIVGHAGFMYNNDEKSYEIVGVVVSPRHLRKGIGKTLLDHVCEAIQEKGVTEVMLHTLGHPDNEDTLVFYKSIGYSVSKFEKDYFQAGYSRVTFRKSLSQS comes from the coding sequence GTGATATCTTACCGACAGTTGGAACCACAGGATCCGAAATTTGTTAGTCATTTAATGGAGGAATATGCGCTGCAGTTTCCCGCTTTTATCATTAACCTTTATCCAGAACGTTGGGAGAGCTATTTCAATCATTCCAGTAATTCGAAATACTGGGTCGCAGTTGAGATGAGCCAGATTGTAGGACATGCCGGGTTTATGTATAACAATGATGAAAAATCGTATGAAATCGTAGGTGTTGTTGTATCGCCCAGGCATCTGAGAAAGGGAATCGGGAAAACTCTTTTGGACCATGTATGTGAAGCGATTCAAGAAAAAGGAGTAACAGAAGTTATGCTGCACACCCTCGGCCATCCAGATAATGAAGACACATTAGTATTCTATAAATCGATTGGTTACTCGGTATCGAAGTTTGAGAAGGATTATTTTCAAGCAGGGTATTCGCGCGTTACGTTTAGAAAGAGTTTGAGCCAGTCCTAG
- a CDS encoding DUF2262 domain-containing protein, whose product MEKSIHSELIGTFIYEELSKAYTYEKGPVHWTLEISDDKANFYEIMQRAENLYRVLHEFDKQAKVSIADELTSYKNDFWPEYDEDDEHLDWDEVDAGKYDVTPETFAASIKLLDIVIRHEDIYCEYDDGELFGGHRIHAYFDNDHRLRSAEI is encoded by the coding sequence TTGGAAAAATCGATTCACAGCGAGCTTATCGGAACATTTATTTATGAAGAATTGAGCAAGGCATACACGTATGAGAAAGGTCCTGTACATTGGACATTAGAAATATCGGATGATAAGGCTAATTTTTATGAGATAATGCAGCGGGCGGAGAACCTATATAGGGTTTTGCATGAGTTCGATAAGCAGGCTAAGGTATCCATCGCAGATGAATTAACGAGCTATAAAAATGATTTCTGGCCTGAATATGATGAAGACGATGAACATCTAGATTGGGATGAAGTCGATGCAGGAAAATATGATGTAACTCCGGAGACCTTTGCAGCCTCCATCAAACTTCTGGACATCGTGATTAGGCATGAAGATATATACTGTGAATATGATGATGGAGAATTGTTCGGTGGTCACAGAATCCATGCATACTTTGATAATGACCACCGTCTTAGAAGTGCCGAGATTTAG
- a CDS encoding GrpB family protein translates to MEEQWRIATHDPAWRSLFLETGSRLREALGEKALRIDHVGSTSITGLDAKPIIDIQISVLNLDNLPDFQLDIERVGFVFREDNPDQSKRYFREAPGNRRTHVHVRQAGSFSEQMTLLFRDYLREHPLDCLKYAEEKHRLMRLYKEQRSKYVEGKGPIVWEILQKAHLWSQEVGWKPADSDV, encoded by the coding sequence ATGGAAGAGCAATGGAGAATTGCAACGCATGACCCGGCATGGAGGTCGTTGTTTCTAGAGACGGGATCCAGATTGAGGGAGGCATTAGGAGAAAAAGCTCTTCGCATCGACCACGTCGGATCAACTTCTATCACCGGTTTAGACGCCAAACCCATTATTGACATTCAAATTTCGGTATTGAATCTCGATAACTTACCGGATTTCCAGTTGGATATTGAAAGGGTCGGCTTTGTATTTAGGGAGGATAATCCCGATCAGAGCAAAAGATATTTCCGCGAAGCACCAGGGAATAGACGAACGCATGTACACGTTAGGCAAGCAGGGAGTTTTTCGGAGCAGATGACATTGCTGTTTAGGGATTATTTACGAGAACATCCACTGGATTGCCTGAAGTATGCGGAGGAAAAGCATAGGCTCATGCGTTTATACAAGGAACAACGTTCAAAGTATGTGGAGGGCAAAGGGCCTATAGTGTGGGAGATCTTGCAGAAAGCCCATCTGTGGTCTCAGGAAGTAGGCTGGAAACCAGCGGATTCGGACGTATAA
- a CDS encoding DinB family protein, translating into MLHDLQSQANMSPVVGMLYSAVRENSQRLQTITEGMSQEEVDYKGPDHNLNSTAQLIKHILYVDLNWVYRIKGVPLPQSLIEQYGPMIDENNNLPMVSGVSRETLISQYEGVITDLKETCEQLTDTDLDRVVTFGHNHEKQATLRWGIWHMADHNRYHQAHINQLRKWFKGKGN; encoded by the coding sequence ATGCTGCATGACCTGCAAAGCCAAGCCAATATGTCACCTGTAGTTGGGATGCTATATTCAGCAGTGAGAGAGAATAGCCAGCGACTTCAAACCATTACAGAAGGAATGTCACAGGAGGAAGTAGACTACAAGGGACCCGATCATAACCTCAACAGTACGGCTCAGTTAATAAAACATATCCTATACGTTGATCTAAACTGGGTTTACAGGATCAAGGGAGTACCGCTGCCCCAGTCATTGATAGAACAATACGGCCCGATGATCGATGAAAACAATAACCTTCCAATGGTGAGTGGAGTGTCAAGGGAGACGCTTATCTCTCAATATGAGGGAGTAATAACGGATCTGAAAGAGACATGTGAGCAATTAACAGATACTGATTTGGACCGTGTAGTAACTTTCGGGCATAACCATGAAAAACAAGCCACACTACGCTGGGGAATATGGCATATGGCCGACCATAATCGGTACCATCAAGCTCATATTAATCAACTAAGAAAGTGGTTTAAGGGGAAGGGAAATTAA
- a CDS encoding DUF1801 domain-containing protein, producing MYKQKTKETDNSVIEFIESVDHPKKREDAYTLLDIFAETPGYEAKMWGPSIIGFGAYHYKYASGHEGDAPLVGFSPRKAKISLYFATGDTERESLLKDLGKHTSGKACVYINKVEDIHVDILKALINQSVKFLQETYPNP from the coding sequence ATGTACAAGCAAAAAACAAAAGAGACAGACAATAGCGTTATTGAGTTTATTGAGAGCGTGGATCATCCAAAGAAACGTGAGGATGCTTATACGTTGCTGGATATTTTTGCTGAAACACCAGGTTATGAAGCTAAAATGTGGGGACCGAGCATTATTGGATTTGGTGCGTATCATTATAAATATGCTTCAGGACATGAAGGCGATGCCCCGCTGGTGGGATTCTCACCCCGAAAAGCGAAAATCAGTTTATATTTTGCAACCGGAGATACAGAACGAGAATCACTATTAAAGGACCTGGGGAAACACACGTCAGGAAAAGCATGCGTGTATATTAATAAAGTCGAAGACATTCATGTGGATATTTTGAAAGCTCTTATAAACCAGTCGGTTAAGTTCTTACAAGAGACCTATCCGAATCCGTAG